From a single Falco peregrinus isolate bFalPer1 chromosome 10, bFalPer1.pri, whole genome shotgun sequence genomic region:
- the LOC101910598 gene encoding flavin-containing monooxygenase 1 isoform X2 has product MHYSDFPIPNDHPWYMRYTRVAAHLQLHGALRPPPASTVQDCSWGEAGETGPRCPTMPTPAEPAAEVKPRSQPGIPAETAGMRVAVVGAGVSGLTATKCCLDEGLEPTCFEQSQDIGGVWRYTEYIEAGRPSLYPSVISNTSKEMSAFSDFPYPEDFSVFLPNAQLLDYLRRYAEHFSLRGHIKFGTTVVSIRKRPDFATTGQWDVVTEAGGKQTSHVFDAIMVCIGNCSEPSLPLHCFPGIEKFQGQYFHSRQYKHPEVFQGKRVLVVGMGNSGADIAVEASRVAAKVTLCTSQGAWVISRVFDYGYPWDMVFNTRLMSLIRNHLPHPLSWGLINHRANQWFKHENYGLQPEKRCLVRDPVLNDDLPSYILTGRITIKPSVKEFKDNSVVFHNCPEEEPIDIVVFCTGYNVSFPFLEETVVKMENKHASLYKYVFPTHLQRPTLAVLGLIKPLGAIMPVSEMQARWVTRVFKGLCQLPPQSVMEKEVNENKKIQLQWFGLSFDEVLKTDWLAYLDQLTSFIGAKPSVLRLLCRDPRLALAIFFGPCTPYQYRLVGPGRWEGARQAILTQWDRTLKPTRTRVSANSSSLCPSLLTVVGFLLLLATLLFGFQ; this is encoded by the exons ATGCATTACTCTGATTTCCCCATCCCCAATGATCACCCCTGGTACATGCGCTACACCAGAGTAGCAGCGCATCTGCAACTACACGGAGCACTTCGACCTCCTCCAGCAAGTACAGTTCAAG ACTGTTCCTGGGGAGAAGCTGGAGAGACGGGTCCCAGGTGTCCCACGATGCCAACCCCTGCCgagccagcagcagag GTTAAGCCCCGTTCACAGCCTGGGATCCCGGCGGAGACGGCAGGGATGAGAGTGGCAGTGGTGGGCGCGGGTGTCAGCGGGCTGACAGCCACCAAGTGCTGCCTGgatgaggggctggagcccacCTGCTTCGAGCAGAGCCAGGACATCGGGGGGGTCTGGCGCTACACG GAGTACATTGAGGCCGGTCGGCCAAGCCTCTACCCGTCAGTCATCAGCAACACTTCGAAGGAGATGTCAGCATTCTCTGACTTCCCCTACCCTGAGGACTTCTCCGTGTTCCTGCCCAATGCCCAACTCCTGGACTACCTCCGGCGCTATGCTGAGCACTTCAGCCTCCGGGGACACATCAAATTTGGG ACCACTGTTGTCAGCATTCGGAAACGCCCTGACTTTGCCACCACGGGCCAGTGGGATGTGGtcacggaggcgggtgggaaGCAGACATCACATGTCTTCGATGCCATTATGGTTTGCATCGGCAATTGCTCCGAGCCATCGCTCCCTCTGCACTGTTTTCCTG GCATCGAGAAGTTTCAAGGCCAGTACTTTCACAGCCGGCAGTACAAGCATCCCGAGGTGTTCCAGGGGAAGCGGGTCCTCGTGGTTGGCATGGGTAATTCAGGAGCGGACATCGCAGTGGAGGCCAGCCGCGTAGCTGCAAAG GTGACCCTTTGCACCAGCCAAGGTGCCTGGGTGATCAGCCGCGTGTTTGACTATGGCTACCCGTGGGACATGGTCTTCAACACTCGCCTTATGAGCCTGATCAGAAACCACCTCCCCCATCCCCTTTCATGGGGGTTGATTAACCACAGGGCGAACCAGTGGTTCAAGCATGAGAACTATGGCCTTCAACCAGAGAAAAG ATGCCTGGTGCGTGACCCTGTGCTGAACGACGACCTTCCAAGCTACATCCTGACAGGAAGAATTACCATCAAGCCGAGTGTGAAGGAGTTCAAGGACAACTCCGTTGTTTTCCACAATTGCCCTGAGGAGGAGCCCATCGATATCGTTGTCTTCTGCACAGGCTACAATGTCTCCTTCCCATTCCTAGAAGAAACAGTTGTCAAGATGGAAAACAAGCACGCGTCCCTCTACAAATACGTGTTCCCAACCCACCTGCAGAGGCCCACCCTGGCTGTCCTTGGGCTGATAAAGCCATTAGGAGCCATCATGCCTGTGTCAGAGATGCAAGCACGCTGGGTGACCCGTGTCTTCAAAG GCTTGTGTCAGCTGCCTCCTCAGTCTGTCATGGAGAAGGAAGTAAATGAGAACAAGAAAATCCAATTGCAATG GTTTGGTCTGTCCTTTGATGAAGTCCTCAAAACAGATTGGCTGGCCTACCTGGACCAGCTCACCTCCTTCATTGGGGCCAAGCCCAGCGTGCTGcggctgctctgcagagacccCCGGCTGGCCCTCGCCATTTTCTTTGGCCCCTGCACCCCCTACCAGTACCGGCTGGTGGGCCCCGGGCGCTGGGAGGGGGCGCGCCAGGCCATCCTCACCCAGTGGGACCGGACCCTGAAGCCCACAAGAACGCGAGTCTCTGCCAACTCCTCCAGCCTCTGTCCTTCCCTCCTGACGGTGGTGGGgttcctcctgctcctggctaCCCTGCTTTTTGGTTTCCAGTAG
- the LOC101910598 gene encoding flavin-containing monooxygenase 1 isoform X1, whose product MHYSDFPIPNDHPWYMRYTRVAAHLQLHGALRPPPASTVQETSSPSKRILSHSSCYSPHLLWHILWVSLTGMSLERFREELKILNLALIEKKHCSWGEAGETGPRCPTMPTPAEPAAEVKPRSQPGIPAETAGMRVAVVGAGVSGLTATKCCLDEGLEPTCFEQSQDIGGVWRYTEYIEAGRPSLYPSVISNTSKEMSAFSDFPYPEDFSVFLPNAQLLDYLRRYAEHFSLRGHIKFGTTVVSIRKRPDFATTGQWDVVTEAGGKQTSHVFDAIMVCIGNCSEPSLPLHCFPGIEKFQGQYFHSRQYKHPEVFQGKRVLVVGMGNSGADIAVEASRVAAKVTLCTSQGAWVISRVFDYGYPWDMVFNTRLMSLIRNHLPHPLSWGLINHRANQWFKHENYGLQPEKRCLVRDPVLNDDLPSYILTGRITIKPSVKEFKDNSVVFHNCPEEEPIDIVVFCTGYNVSFPFLEETVVKMENKHASLYKYVFPTHLQRPTLAVLGLIKPLGAIMPVSEMQARWVTRVFKGLCQLPPQSVMEKEVNENKKIQLQWFGLSFDEVLKTDWLAYLDQLTSFIGAKPSVLRLLCRDPRLALAIFFGPCTPYQYRLVGPGRWEGARQAILTQWDRTLKPTRTRVSANSSSLCPSLLTVVGFLLLLATLLFGFQ is encoded by the exons ATGCATTACTCTGATTTCCCCATCCCCAATGATCACCCCTGGTACATGCGCTACACCAGAGTAGCAGCGCATCTGCAACTACACGGAGCACTTCGACCTCCTCCAGCAAGTACAGTTCAAG AGACCTCCTCGCCTAGCAAGCGAATCCTTTCCCATAGCAGCTGCTACAGCCCACATCTGCTCTGGCACATCCTTTGGGTCTCCTTAACAGGGATGTCTCTTGAGAGGTTTCGGGAAGAGCTCAAGATATTGAACCTAGCTCTGATTGAAAAGAAAC ACTGTTCCTGGGGAGAAGCTGGAGAGACGGGTCCCAGGTGTCCCACGATGCCAACCCCTGCCgagccagcagcagag GTTAAGCCCCGTTCACAGCCTGGGATCCCGGCGGAGACGGCAGGGATGAGAGTGGCAGTGGTGGGCGCGGGTGTCAGCGGGCTGACAGCCACCAAGTGCTGCCTGgatgaggggctggagcccacCTGCTTCGAGCAGAGCCAGGACATCGGGGGGGTCTGGCGCTACACG GAGTACATTGAGGCCGGTCGGCCAAGCCTCTACCCGTCAGTCATCAGCAACACTTCGAAGGAGATGTCAGCATTCTCTGACTTCCCCTACCCTGAGGACTTCTCCGTGTTCCTGCCCAATGCCCAACTCCTGGACTACCTCCGGCGCTATGCTGAGCACTTCAGCCTCCGGGGACACATCAAATTTGGG ACCACTGTTGTCAGCATTCGGAAACGCCCTGACTTTGCCACCACGGGCCAGTGGGATGTGGtcacggaggcgggtgggaaGCAGACATCACATGTCTTCGATGCCATTATGGTTTGCATCGGCAATTGCTCCGAGCCATCGCTCCCTCTGCACTGTTTTCCTG GCATCGAGAAGTTTCAAGGCCAGTACTTTCACAGCCGGCAGTACAAGCATCCCGAGGTGTTCCAGGGGAAGCGGGTCCTCGTGGTTGGCATGGGTAATTCAGGAGCGGACATCGCAGTGGAGGCCAGCCGCGTAGCTGCAAAG GTGACCCTTTGCACCAGCCAAGGTGCCTGGGTGATCAGCCGCGTGTTTGACTATGGCTACCCGTGGGACATGGTCTTCAACACTCGCCTTATGAGCCTGATCAGAAACCACCTCCCCCATCCCCTTTCATGGGGGTTGATTAACCACAGGGCGAACCAGTGGTTCAAGCATGAGAACTATGGCCTTCAACCAGAGAAAAG ATGCCTGGTGCGTGACCCTGTGCTGAACGACGACCTTCCAAGCTACATCCTGACAGGAAGAATTACCATCAAGCCGAGTGTGAAGGAGTTCAAGGACAACTCCGTTGTTTTCCACAATTGCCCTGAGGAGGAGCCCATCGATATCGTTGTCTTCTGCACAGGCTACAATGTCTCCTTCCCATTCCTAGAAGAAACAGTTGTCAAGATGGAAAACAAGCACGCGTCCCTCTACAAATACGTGTTCCCAACCCACCTGCAGAGGCCCACCCTGGCTGTCCTTGGGCTGATAAAGCCATTAGGAGCCATCATGCCTGTGTCAGAGATGCAAGCACGCTGGGTGACCCGTGTCTTCAAAG GCTTGTGTCAGCTGCCTCCTCAGTCTGTCATGGAGAAGGAAGTAAATGAGAACAAGAAAATCCAATTGCAATG GTTTGGTCTGTCCTTTGATGAAGTCCTCAAAACAGATTGGCTGGCCTACCTGGACCAGCTCACCTCCTTCATTGGGGCCAAGCCCAGCGTGCTGcggctgctctgcagagacccCCGGCTGGCCCTCGCCATTTTCTTTGGCCCCTGCACCCCCTACCAGTACCGGCTGGTGGGCCCCGGGCGCTGGGAGGGGGCGCGCCAGGCCATCCTCACCCAGTGGGACCGGACCCTGAAGCCCACAAGAACGCGAGTCTCTGCCAACTCCTCCAGCCTCTGTCCTTCCCTCCTGACGGTGGTGGGgttcctcctgctcctggctaCCCTGCTTTTTGGTTTCCAGTAG
- the LOC101910598 gene encoding flavin-containing monooxygenase 1 isoform X3, translated as MSLERFREELKILNLALIEKKHCSWGEAGETGPRCPTMPTPAEPAAEVKPRSQPGIPAETAGMRVAVVGAGVSGLTATKCCLDEGLEPTCFEQSQDIGGVWRYTEYIEAGRPSLYPSVISNTSKEMSAFSDFPYPEDFSVFLPNAQLLDYLRRYAEHFSLRGHIKFGTTVVSIRKRPDFATTGQWDVVTEAGGKQTSHVFDAIMVCIGNCSEPSLPLHCFPGIEKFQGQYFHSRQYKHPEVFQGKRVLVVGMGNSGADIAVEASRVAAKVTLCTSQGAWVISRVFDYGYPWDMVFNTRLMSLIRNHLPHPLSWGLINHRANQWFKHENYGLQPEKRCLVRDPVLNDDLPSYILTGRITIKPSVKEFKDNSVVFHNCPEEEPIDIVVFCTGYNVSFPFLEETVVKMENKHASLYKYVFPTHLQRPTLAVLGLIKPLGAIMPVSEMQARWVTRVFKGLCQLPPQSVMEKEVNENKKIQLQWFGLSFDEVLKTDWLAYLDQLTSFIGAKPSVLRLLCRDPRLALAIFFGPCTPYQYRLVGPGRWEGARQAILTQWDRTLKPTRTRVSANSSSLCPSLLTVVGFLLLLATLLFGFQ; from the exons ATGTCTCTTGAGAGGTTTCGGGAAGAGCTCAAGATATTGAACCTAGCTCTGATTGAAAAGAAAC ACTGTTCCTGGGGAGAAGCTGGAGAGACGGGTCCCAGGTGTCCCACGATGCCAACCCCTGCCgagccagcagcagag GTTAAGCCCCGTTCACAGCCTGGGATCCCGGCGGAGACGGCAGGGATGAGAGTGGCAGTGGTGGGCGCGGGTGTCAGCGGGCTGACAGCCACCAAGTGCTGCCTGgatgaggggctggagcccacCTGCTTCGAGCAGAGCCAGGACATCGGGGGGGTCTGGCGCTACACG GAGTACATTGAGGCCGGTCGGCCAAGCCTCTACCCGTCAGTCATCAGCAACACTTCGAAGGAGATGTCAGCATTCTCTGACTTCCCCTACCCTGAGGACTTCTCCGTGTTCCTGCCCAATGCCCAACTCCTGGACTACCTCCGGCGCTATGCTGAGCACTTCAGCCTCCGGGGACACATCAAATTTGGG ACCACTGTTGTCAGCATTCGGAAACGCCCTGACTTTGCCACCACGGGCCAGTGGGATGTGGtcacggaggcgggtgggaaGCAGACATCACATGTCTTCGATGCCATTATGGTTTGCATCGGCAATTGCTCCGAGCCATCGCTCCCTCTGCACTGTTTTCCTG GCATCGAGAAGTTTCAAGGCCAGTACTTTCACAGCCGGCAGTACAAGCATCCCGAGGTGTTCCAGGGGAAGCGGGTCCTCGTGGTTGGCATGGGTAATTCAGGAGCGGACATCGCAGTGGAGGCCAGCCGCGTAGCTGCAAAG GTGACCCTTTGCACCAGCCAAGGTGCCTGGGTGATCAGCCGCGTGTTTGACTATGGCTACCCGTGGGACATGGTCTTCAACACTCGCCTTATGAGCCTGATCAGAAACCACCTCCCCCATCCCCTTTCATGGGGGTTGATTAACCACAGGGCGAACCAGTGGTTCAAGCATGAGAACTATGGCCTTCAACCAGAGAAAAG ATGCCTGGTGCGTGACCCTGTGCTGAACGACGACCTTCCAAGCTACATCCTGACAGGAAGAATTACCATCAAGCCGAGTGTGAAGGAGTTCAAGGACAACTCCGTTGTTTTCCACAATTGCCCTGAGGAGGAGCCCATCGATATCGTTGTCTTCTGCACAGGCTACAATGTCTCCTTCCCATTCCTAGAAGAAACAGTTGTCAAGATGGAAAACAAGCACGCGTCCCTCTACAAATACGTGTTCCCAACCCACCTGCAGAGGCCCACCCTGGCTGTCCTTGGGCTGATAAAGCCATTAGGAGCCATCATGCCTGTGTCAGAGATGCAAGCACGCTGGGTGACCCGTGTCTTCAAAG GCTTGTGTCAGCTGCCTCCTCAGTCTGTCATGGAGAAGGAAGTAAATGAGAACAAGAAAATCCAATTGCAATG GTTTGGTCTGTCCTTTGATGAAGTCCTCAAAACAGATTGGCTGGCCTACCTGGACCAGCTCACCTCCTTCATTGGGGCCAAGCCCAGCGTGCTGcggctgctctgcagagacccCCGGCTGGCCCTCGCCATTTTCTTTGGCCCCTGCACCCCCTACCAGTACCGGCTGGTGGGCCCCGGGCGCTGGGAGGGGGCGCGCCAGGCCATCCTCACCCAGTGGGACCGGACCCTGAAGCCCACAAGAACGCGAGTCTCTGCCAACTCCTCCAGCCTCTGTCCTTCCCTCCTGACGGTGGTGGGgttcctcctgctcctggctaCCCTGCTTTTTGGTTTCCAGTAG
- the LOC101910598 gene encoding flavin-containing monooxygenase 1 isoform X4, protein MPTPAEPAAEVKPRSQPGIPAETAGMRVAVVGAGVSGLTATKCCLDEGLEPTCFEQSQDIGGVWRYTEYIEAGRPSLYPSVISNTSKEMSAFSDFPYPEDFSVFLPNAQLLDYLRRYAEHFSLRGHIKFGTTVVSIRKRPDFATTGQWDVVTEAGGKQTSHVFDAIMVCIGNCSEPSLPLHCFPGIEKFQGQYFHSRQYKHPEVFQGKRVLVVGMGNSGADIAVEASRVAAKVTLCTSQGAWVISRVFDYGYPWDMVFNTRLMSLIRNHLPHPLSWGLINHRANQWFKHENYGLQPEKRCLVRDPVLNDDLPSYILTGRITIKPSVKEFKDNSVVFHNCPEEEPIDIVVFCTGYNVSFPFLEETVVKMENKHASLYKYVFPTHLQRPTLAVLGLIKPLGAIMPVSEMQARWVTRVFKGLCQLPPQSVMEKEVNENKKIQLQWFGLSFDEVLKTDWLAYLDQLTSFIGAKPSVLRLLCRDPRLALAIFFGPCTPYQYRLVGPGRWEGARQAILTQWDRTLKPTRTRVSANSSSLCPSLLTVVGFLLLLATLLFGFQ, encoded by the exons ATGCCAACCCCTGCCgagccagcagcagag GTTAAGCCCCGTTCACAGCCTGGGATCCCGGCGGAGACGGCAGGGATGAGAGTGGCAGTGGTGGGCGCGGGTGTCAGCGGGCTGACAGCCACCAAGTGCTGCCTGgatgaggggctggagcccacCTGCTTCGAGCAGAGCCAGGACATCGGGGGGGTCTGGCGCTACACG GAGTACATTGAGGCCGGTCGGCCAAGCCTCTACCCGTCAGTCATCAGCAACACTTCGAAGGAGATGTCAGCATTCTCTGACTTCCCCTACCCTGAGGACTTCTCCGTGTTCCTGCCCAATGCCCAACTCCTGGACTACCTCCGGCGCTATGCTGAGCACTTCAGCCTCCGGGGACACATCAAATTTGGG ACCACTGTTGTCAGCATTCGGAAACGCCCTGACTTTGCCACCACGGGCCAGTGGGATGTGGtcacggaggcgggtgggaaGCAGACATCACATGTCTTCGATGCCATTATGGTTTGCATCGGCAATTGCTCCGAGCCATCGCTCCCTCTGCACTGTTTTCCTG GCATCGAGAAGTTTCAAGGCCAGTACTTTCACAGCCGGCAGTACAAGCATCCCGAGGTGTTCCAGGGGAAGCGGGTCCTCGTGGTTGGCATGGGTAATTCAGGAGCGGACATCGCAGTGGAGGCCAGCCGCGTAGCTGCAAAG GTGACCCTTTGCACCAGCCAAGGTGCCTGGGTGATCAGCCGCGTGTTTGACTATGGCTACCCGTGGGACATGGTCTTCAACACTCGCCTTATGAGCCTGATCAGAAACCACCTCCCCCATCCCCTTTCATGGGGGTTGATTAACCACAGGGCGAACCAGTGGTTCAAGCATGAGAACTATGGCCTTCAACCAGAGAAAAG ATGCCTGGTGCGTGACCCTGTGCTGAACGACGACCTTCCAAGCTACATCCTGACAGGAAGAATTACCATCAAGCCGAGTGTGAAGGAGTTCAAGGACAACTCCGTTGTTTTCCACAATTGCCCTGAGGAGGAGCCCATCGATATCGTTGTCTTCTGCACAGGCTACAATGTCTCCTTCCCATTCCTAGAAGAAACAGTTGTCAAGATGGAAAACAAGCACGCGTCCCTCTACAAATACGTGTTCCCAACCCACCTGCAGAGGCCCACCCTGGCTGTCCTTGGGCTGATAAAGCCATTAGGAGCCATCATGCCTGTGTCAGAGATGCAAGCACGCTGGGTGACCCGTGTCTTCAAAG GCTTGTGTCAGCTGCCTCCTCAGTCTGTCATGGAGAAGGAAGTAAATGAGAACAAGAAAATCCAATTGCAATG GTTTGGTCTGTCCTTTGATGAAGTCCTCAAAACAGATTGGCTGGCCTACCTGGACCAGCTCACCTCCTTCATTGGGGCCAAGCCCAGCGTGCTGcggctgctctgcagagacccCCGGCTGGCCCTCGCCATTTTCTTTGGCCCCTGCACCCCCTACCAGTACCGGCTGGTGGGCCCCGGGCGCTGGGAGGGGGCGCGCCAGGCCATCCTCACCCAGTGGGACCGGACCCTGAAGCCCACAAGAACGCGAGTCTCTGCCAACTCCTCCAGCCTCTGTCCTTCCCTCCTGACGGTGGTGGGgttcctcctgctcctggctaCCCTGCTTTTTGGTTTCCAGTAG
- the LOC101910598 gene encoding flavin-containing monooxygenase 1 isoform X5, whose product MRVAVVGAGVSGLTATKCCLDEGLEPTCFEQSQDIGGVWRYTEYIEAGRPSLYPSVISNTSKEMSAFSDFPYPEDFSVFLPNAQLLDYLRRYAEHFSLRGHIKFGTTVVSIRKRPDFATTGQWDVVTEAGGKQTSHVFDAIMVCIGNCSEPSLPLHCFPGIEKFQGQYFHSRQYKHPEVFQGKRVLVVGMGNSGADIAVEASRVAAKVTLCTSQGAWVISRVFDYGYPWDMVFNTRLMSLIRNHLPHPLSWGLINHRANQWFKHENYGLQPEKRCLVRDPVLNDDLPSYILTGRITIKPSVKEFKDNSVVFHNCPEEEPIDIVVFCTGYNVSFPFLEETVVKMENKHASLYKYVFPTHLQRPTLAVLGLIKPLGAIMPVSEMQARWVTRVFKGLCQLPPQSVMEKEVNENKKIQLQWFGLSFDEVLKTDWLAYLDQLTSFIGAKPSVLRLLCRDPRLALAIFFGPCTPYQYRLVGPGRWEGARQAILTQWDRTLKPTRTRVSANSSSLCPSLLTVVGFLLLLATLLFGFQ is encoded by the exons ATGAGAGTGGCAGTGGTGGGCGCGGGTGTCAGCGGGCTGACAGCCACCAAGTGCTGCCTGgatgaggggctggagcccacCTGCTTCGAGCAGAGCCAGGACATCGGGGGGGTCTGGCGCTACACG GAGTACATTGAGGCCGGTCGGCCAAGCCTCTACCCGTCAGTCATCAGCAACACTTCGAAGGAGATGTCAGCATTCTCTGACTTCCCCTACCCTGAGGACTTCTCCGTGTTCCTGCCCAATGCCCAACTCCTGGACTACCTCCGGCGCTATGCTGAGCACTTCAGCCTCCGGGGACACATCAAATTTGGG ACCACTGTTGTCAGCATTCGGAAACGCCCTGACTTTGCCACCACGGGCCAGTGGGATGTGGtcacggaggcgggtgggaaGCAGACATCACATGTCTTCGATGCCATTATGGTTTGCATCGGCAATTGCTCCGAGCCATCGCTCCCTCTGCACTGTTTTCCTG GCATCGAGAAGTTTCAAGGCCAGTACTTTCACAGCCGGCAGTACAAGCATCCCGAGGTGTTCCAGGGGAAGCGGGTCCTCGTGGTTGGCATGGGTAATTCAGGAGCGGACATCGCAGTGGAGGCCAGCCGCGTAGCTGCAAAG GTGACCCTTTGCACCAGCCAAGGTGCCTGGGTGATCAGCCGCGTGTTTGACTATGGCTACCCGTGGGACATGGTCTTCAACACTCGCCTTATGAGCCTGATCAGAAACCACCTCCCCCATCCCCTTTCATGGGGGTTGATTAACCACAGGGCGAACCAGTGGTTCAAGCATGAGAACTATGGCCTTCAACCAGAGAAAAG ATGCCTGGTGCGTGACCCTGTGCTGAACGACGACCTTCCAAGCTACATCCTGACAGGAAGAATTACCATCAAGCCGAGTGTGAAGGAGTTCAAGGACAACTCCGTTGTTTTCCACAATTGCCCTGAGGAGGAGCCCATCGATATCGTTGTCTTCTGCACAGGCTACAATGTCTCCTTCCCATTCCTAGAAGAAACAGTTGTCAAGATGGAAAACAAGCACGCGTCCCTCTACAAATACGTGTTCCCAACCCACCTGCAGAGGCCCACCCTGGCTGTCCTTGGGCTGATAAAGCCATTAGGAGCCATCATGCCTGTGTCAGAGATGCAAGCACGCTGGGTGACCCGTGTCTTCAAAG GCTTGTGTCAGCTGCCTCCTCAGTCTGTCATGGAGAAGGAAGTAAATGAGAACAAGAAAATCCAATTGCAATG GTTTGGTCTGTCCTTTGATGAAGTCCTCAAAACAGATTGGCTGGCCTACCTGGACCAGCTCACCTCCTTCATTGGGGCCAAGCCCAGCGTGCTGcggctgctctgcagagacccCCGGCTGGCCCTCGCCATTTTCTTTGGCCCCTGCACCCCCTACCAGTACCGGCTGGTGGGCCCCGGGCGCTGGGAGGGGGCGCGCCAGGCCATCCTCACCCAGTGGGACCGGACCCTGAAGCCCACAAGAACGCGAGTCTCTGCCAACTCCTCCAGCCTCTGTCCTTCCCTCCTGACGGTGGTGGGgttcctcctgctcctggctaCCCTGCTTTTTGGTTTCCAGTAG